The following DNA comes from Alnus glutinosa chromosome 6, dhAlnGlut1.1, whole genome shotgun sequence.
GAAGTTTGATTaacttttaacaaaaaaaaataataataataaatttcttTTGAATATTACTAGAATTAGTTGTGGAAGCACGAGGCCCAAAAATAATTCCACATTAATTTCTTTAGAAACACATTTTCTGGTTTCTTTTGCTTAGATTACCTTCATAAATGCATTAAATCTTGGAGTTTGTGTTTGTTGTCTAAAGATACTTATTTCCTTTATTCCATGTTTCATAGACAAGGGCTCCACGGCTGTTACAGTCCATATTTTCCGCAGTTGGTGATTTGTATTTGTACAAACTGTCAGATGTCCTCTTTGGTGACTGTGTTGCAAAATGGGCAGTATCCTTCTTATTTGCATTCATTACAGGATGGGAGCTCTCGTTCCATTTTTATTATGTATGAGTACTATTATACAGATTAGGACATTGATGATGGAATGCGTACTTAACCTTATTGCAGCTCTTTTCACAATTGGCAAATTggtttatgatattttgtttccCTCGTACGTTGTCAAACAATTTGGAGACTGTTCTTACACTTGTTAGCCTATACCACTGGCCTTGTATGAGAGTTTCTTCCACCAAAGTTCCCTTGGTTTCAAGGAAGTGGAGTTTGGCAGCAGCAGCATTGGCTTGTGCTATTCGACCAACTAGTGCTATTATATGGGTGTATGTTGGCCTACTTGAGCTGTTTGTGACACATGATAGACTGAAATTCATTTTTCTAGAGGTGGCGCCCATTGGGTAGGTATTAATAcagttttctttgtttgttatcaaaattttatcatttcttttgtgCCTTAATTTGCACGAATTCATTTGgctattttattcttttttctgtcCATGCTTTTAGAAAATATCTGTAATTATCTCTATTAATTTATTGTCTTTTTCTTGGTTTACTATGATCCAACTGTTAGTAAACATCGTCAATcaccaactattttttttttaacaaaaataataataaaaataagatagaaaaaaaaGGCCAGGATTGGGAAATTCACCTTTTATAAGGCAGAAGTTAATGAAACGCCTCTTCACGCCCATTTGATAATTGTACATGCACTcaaacataaattttgtttcaaagaaGTCTGAATTCTTTAGTAGTAGTAAATGGATTTTGTTATGCATATGATGAAGCTGATAGTGCTGTTGGTGTGAAAATCCTTATAAGAGGTGCCATGGTGCCTGTTTTGGGAGATTGCAGCCTGTACCTGTGCATACTAAACTTTGGAGGGTCTAACTTAAACCTGATGTTGAGGAGGCAGAGGACGAATGCTTAGTAAAACATACCATAAGCAGATAATCTTATTTCTAATTGAAGTCCACAAGGATTTTGTGAAGACATTTTAGCATAAAATATGCAGGATAGATTAATAGTGTAAGCCCCTTTACAACAAACATGGAAACATCCATAtcaatacctttttttttttttgtctttttttttttttggctatctGTAGATGTTTGTATCATTGTTTCCCTTATATTTTGACTTATGGTATCAGGGTCATGGTGCTTGGACTAACATGTTTATTGGATCGTTTGGTGTATGGCTCGTGGGTCTTAGTacctcttaattttttcaagttcAATTTTCTTTCCGCTGGGGGAGATTATTATGGCACTCACAAGTGGCACTGGTACTTCACTCAGGGATTTCCAGTCATGCTCTTCTCATTCTTACCATTTTCCATAGCTGGAATCATACGGTCCAAACAATGGAAGCTTTCTGGCCTTATTGCATGGGTTTTAGGACTTTACAGTGTACTAGGTCACAAAGAGTTCAGGTAGTGTGTGAGATTATTTGTTTTGCacatatataaaacataaaatacatttttggaACCTTGACTCTTCTTGTTAAATGATACTTATCATCTAGTTAGATTATGAGTTACAGGTTTGTCCTGCCTGTGCTCCCCATAGCATTGATGTTCTCTGGATATGCGTTAGCTAAGATGAAGGCACCTGATTCTCCAGATACTGAAAAGGAAGGATCTTTGCGCTCCCATATCAAAGGTCCTCATAAAATGCGATTTTCCATCCTGTTCTTGCTTGCCACCAATATACCAATGGCCCTCTATATGAGTTTGGTTCATCAGGTACATTGTTTTCCTCCAGTGAACACAAAAGCTGGTTACTTTTTGCGCTCCCCCCTCCTCAAATGTAACAGCTTTATATGCCATAAACCACTTCTTTGTTCTTATAATGTTCGTTGGAGAGGTGATAAGGAAGACTTCTTTgtttttgtgtcttttattttgtataaatttaGTTAAACTAGTATAGGAGGGCAGAAAAATCATATTCAAATGTTTTATTGGAATTACAGTTGTTTTGGTGATACTTACTTGCATGCGTCCTATACAGAGAGGAACTGAGGATGCGATGATATTTT
Coding sequences within:
- the LOC133870164 gene encoding mannosyltransferase APTG1 is translated as MRQRPKNPTVPPPNQRTTQNPKLPTSDYHKPDLFSSTKTVFALCLAFRVVNALLVRTYFNPDEHWQALEVAHRIAFGYGHLTWEWEMGIRSYLHPMLFALLYKVLAILGLDTPWFMTRAPRLLQSIFSAVGDLYLYKLSDVLFGDCVAKWALFSQLANWFMIFCFPRTLSNNLETVLTLVSLYHWPCMRVSSTKVPLVSRKWSLAAAALACAIRPTSAIIWVYVGLLELFVTHDRLKFIFLEVAPIGVMVLGLTCLLDRLVYGSWVLVPLNFFKFNFLSAGGDYYGTHKWHWYFTQGFPVMLFSFLPFSIAGIIRSKQWKLSGLIAWVLGLYSVLGHKEFRFVLPVLPIALMFSGYALAKMKAPDSPDTEKEGSLRSHIKGPHKMRFSILFLLATNIPMALYMSLVHQRGTEDAMIFLSKEARNEKVKSILFLMPCHATPYYSSLHRNLPMRFLDCSPSEENGIPDESDRFMMDPIRFASEFAKNWSIPSHIVLFDSEERLLRDFLISHSFREVRRFFHSHFKVDRDLQASVVVYVWTGH